In Actinomadura luteofluorescens, the sequence GCTGCCGGGGGCAGCACCGTGAGTCTGCCCCGATAGCGGCTCCCGCGCTGCCCGAAGAGCCCCAGGCTTCACGCGCCCTCGGCCGTTGCCAGCAGCGCTAGGTTCGCCCACGATGACCACAGTAACGAGCAGCAGCGACCGCTGACCATGCAGCGTTCGTGTTCCGCTACGAGAGATCACGAAACGAGTGGCCCGTTGCGCAACTGCGGTACTCCTTCGGTGGTGTGATGATCCTAAGGTTGGGTATGGCACTCCCTGTGTTTCGCGTTGCTCCAGGTCAGGCCGCTGGCGGCCACCGGAGCCGGAAAGCGCGATACGTCAATTCAGGATCAGTGCAACTATCCGCGATTCTCACCATCAGCTCATAGATAGTGCTTTGATGCCAGTTTGTCTCACGGGGTAGATCTAGATCTTCGGGCCTCGGAAGCGGACGCTTGTGGAGTGGGGATGTTTGTTGAGTTAGTCCAGGGCAGGACGCACGATCCGTCGGAACTACGAGCAGCCACTGACCAGTTGGCGCCAGCAGAAGGATGCCCTCGCGGCCGTCTTCCTGTTCGTCGCCCTCGGATTCTGGCTACTAACGCTCATTCTCATGGCAACTCTTCAGGATGCCGCGTTCGATCCAGGCGCCCCACCGTTCTTACCGCACTCGCCGCCTTCGCGGTGGCGGCGACCGGAGCATTGATCACGATAATTCGCGCTGTACTCTCTCGCCGACCAGACAGCCGAGCGTGAATCCGACGCTCCCGAACCGCTGCGCCCCTGCGGAGACAAACGACACCCCAGCACTCGTGACGGGCAGGACGACGCCGAGGCGGTATGGGGCATGGCACAACAGTCACCTTCCAGCCGCGCTGTTACTTCCGCGACGTCAGGTTAGAGGAGGTCGTTGTCGCGGGCGTAGAGGGCGGCCTGGGTGCGGTCGCGCAGGCCCAGGCGCTGGAGGATGCGGGAGATGTGGTTCTTGATCGTGCCCTCACTCAGGTAGAGGCGCGCGGCGATCTCCTTGTTGGTGGCGCCGGCGGCGACGAGGCGCAGGACGTCGGTCTCGCGGGGGGTGAGCAGGCCGGGGTCGGGGAGGGCGGCGGCGAGGCGGCGGGCGATCGTCGCGTCGAACTGGGCGATGCCGGAGCAGGCGAGGCGGACGGCGGCGGCGAGTTCGGCCGCCGGCAGGTTCTTGAGCAGGTAGCCGGCCGCTCCGGCGCGCATGGCCTGGACGATGTACTCCTCGTCGTCGAACGTGGTTAGCATCACGACCTTGCAGGACGGGGCGCGGCCGAGAACCGCGGTGGTGGCCGTGACGCCGTCCATGCCGGGCATGCGGACGTCCATCAGGACGACGTCGGCGGACGCGGCCAGGTCGACTGCGGCGGCGCCGTCGGCCGCGGTGCCGATCACCTCGATGCCGGGCTGGATGCCGAGAAGGGAGGCGATTCCCTCGCGGACCAGTTCCTGGTCGTCGACGACGAGGACACGCACGGGGTTCACCAGGACACCCTGATCGAGATCGTGGTGCCGGCGGGGGTGCTCGCCAGGTCGAGGTAGCCGCCGAGTTGTGCGACACGTTCGCGCATGCCGCGTAGTCCGAATCCTTGTAGTCCGAATCCTTCGCGCAGGTCGAAACCCTGGCCGTCGTCGGCGACGGTGAGGCTCGCCCCGGAGTCGTCGTAGGCGAGGGAGAGCCGGACGTTGGTGGCGCCGGAGTGGCGGCAGGTGTTGGTCAGGGCCTCCTGCGCGGCACGGTAGAGCGCGGTGAGGGAGGTCGTCGGGCGTCCGGTTTCCTCGCCGGTCACGTCGAGGGTGATGGTGAGGCGGTCGCCGTTGAGGTGGTCGATCAGTTCGGTGAGGGCGTCAGTGAGGCAGAAGGGCCGCCGGCCAAGCGTGCGCACCGAGTGACGGACCTCGGTGAGCGCTTGGTCGGCCGACCAGCGGGCGTTGGCGACGGCGTCCCGGGCGCCGGGCGGGTCGAGTTCGGCGAACGCGGTGGCCTTCTCCAGTTGGACGGCGATCGCGGTGAGGTGGTGGCCGAGGCTGTCGTGGATCTCGCGGGCGAGCCGGTTGCGTTCCTGGGCGGCGGATAGGGCCTCGACCTCCTGCATGACCTGTTCGAGCCGGACGCGGGCCTGCCGTTCGCGGACCGCGACGGCCGCCATCGTGATCGCGAGGACGATGCCGAGGGCGAACATCACCAGGTCGGAGACGTACTCCGCGCGGGTCTGCCAGCCCGGGACCCGGATGGTGAACACCACCGGCAGCGCGGCGGCGCAGGAGGCGCCGAGGATGATCGCGATCCGCCGTCCGAAGGTGAAGTACGCGCTGAACGGAATGAGCACGAACAGGACCCGCGAGACCCCGGAGCTGTCGAGCGCGTTGACCGCGATATAGAGCGCCGTTCGAGTGATGAGGAGAACGGCCGCTGGAATGTGCCGTTCGAGGACGTCGAGTCCGATCAGCAGGAGCAGAAGCGCGGAGAATCCGGCCTGTCGGGCAGAGGGGTCGGCGTCCACGAGCGCGTAGTACACGCCTCCGGCCAGTACTGCCAGGCAGAGGAGGGGCGACACCCAGGGCACCGGGCGCGTCGAGGACATGAGGGGAGACTACATGGGGCGTGGGCGCCGAGCCGCCGGGCGGAACGGAGTCCGGCCAGAAGTCATGTGCCGTTCGGCCTACACGGGTCCGGCCGTTTCGCACTTATCCGCGAATGGCGACGCTCATTACGGTGCGTGATGTCTCTCACGGAAGGTGTTCGAGATGTTGCGTGCCATGATGCTCGTCCCGGTCCTGCTGGCCTCCCTGGCGGCGCCGGCCGCCGCGGCGGATTCGGAATGCGGTGACCGAGGGCTTCGGGTTCCGGGTGCCGTGCGTTCCACCGTGGTGTGCCTACCGGACCTCACGACGGCGGGGACGGTTCCGGGCGGGTACACCGATCCGACCGACTGGGAGGGCTTGGAGGCTCTTGGGACGGTCAATCCGTCGGGCGTTCCCGGAATCCAGATCGACGGCTATTTCCCGGACTCGTCCAAGACCAATCCGACCCACGGGTGGAACCACGATTCGCAGTTCGTCATCCGCTTGCCGCACCGCTGGAACGGCGGCCTCGTCGTCAGTGGTCCGCCCGGCGTCCGGGAGCAATACGCGAACGACCGCATTATCGGCGACCATGTCCTGGCCAGGGGATACGCGTTCGCGGCAACGGACAAGGGCAACACCGGGCCGTCCATCTACAAGGACGGGCGCCGACCAGGTGACGCCATTCAGGAATGGCACCTTCGGATGGCTCAGTTGACGTTGGCGGCCAACCGCGTAGCGGCGCAGAAGTACGGTCATGCACCGCGCTACACCTACGCTGCGGGGCTGTCCGCGGGAGGTTATCTGGTTCGTGGCCAGCTCGAACGATTCCCATGGCTCTACACGGGCGGCGTCGATTGGAACGCGGTGTTGTTTACCCCCGAAGGGCCGAGCCTGCTGACGACGTTGCCGCCGGCCCTGCGCGCTTATCGCCGGTACGCGGCGGGCGAGTCCGGAGCGCACGAGGAGATGCTCGCCGCCGGATATCCGGCGGGCTCGGAGCCGCTCTGGGGTTATCACTACAAGAACCTCTGGGATTTCCTGCAGCGCATTCTGCGCGAGGAACTAGACCCGTCCTACGACGGTGCGAAAGAGGCGGGGACAGCGTTCTGTGCTGAGGGCACGGGCGCGGGATGCGACACTGACTACGACTACGGCTCCCGCCCGCGGGAAGTGTACGCGGCCATGCGGCGTGTCTCGCTGACAGGGCGGATTC encodes:
- a CDS encoding response regulator is translated as MNPVRVLVVDDQELVREGIASLLGIQPGIEVIGTAADGAAAVDLAASADVVLMDVRMPGMDGVTATTAVLGRAPSCKVVMLTTFDDEEYIVQAMRAGAAGYLLKNLPAAELAAAVRLACSGIAQFDATIARRLAAALPDPGLLTPRETDVLRLVAAGATNKEIAARLYLSEGTIKNHISRILQRLGLRDRTQAALYARDNDLL
- a CDS encoding sensor histidine kinase; the encoded protein is MSSTRPVPWVSPLLCLAVLAGGVYYALVDADPSARQAGFSALLLLLIGLDVLERHIPAAVLLITRTALYIAVNALDSSGVSRVLFVLIPFSAYFTFGRRIAIILGASCAAALPVVFTIRVPGWQTRAEYVSDLVMFALGIVLAITMAAVAVRERQARVRLEQVMQEVEALSAAQERNRLAREIHDSLGHHLTAIAVQLEKATAFAELDPPGARDAVANARWSADQALTEVRHSVRTLGRRPFCLTDALTELIDHLNGDRLTITLDVTGEETGRPTTSLTALYRAAQEALTNTCRHSGATNVRLSLAYDDSGASLTVADDGQGFDLREGFGLQGFGLRGMRERVAQLGGYLDLASTPAGTTISIRVSW
- a CDS encoding tannase/feruloyl esterase family alpha/beta hydrolase: MLRAMMLVPVLLASLAAPAAAADSECGDRGLRVPGAVRSTVVCLPDLTTAGTVPGGYTDPTDWEGLEALGTVNPSGVPGIQIDGYFPDSSKTNPTHGWNHDSQFVIRLPHRWNGGLVVSGPPGVREQYANDRIIGDHVLARGYAFAATDKGNTGPSIYKDGRRPGDAIQEWHLRMAQLTLAANRVAAQKYGHAPRYTYAAGLSAGGYLVRGQLERFPWLYTGGVDWNAVLFTPEGPSLLTTLPPALRAYRRYAAGESGAHEEMLAAGYPAGSEPLWGYHYKNLWDFLQRILREELDPSYDGAKEAGTAFCAEGTGAGCDTDYDYGSRPREVYAAMRRVSLTGRILRPLISVQGTLDVLTPISKAGDVYADMVRKAGRGDLHRYYRVPGGTHTDGLNAAFPTLVRPMEPDFLTAFDRLASWTQNGTEPK